The genomic interval ATCTTCCCAGAAGGCTGTTGCACGGCAGCCTTCCATGGAAACGACGCCCCGAGCGGGATGGCTCGAGACTGGGGGTGGGGGAGGGCGAGCAGGCGTATCCCCAGGAACACCTGAAAGGCGTGTTCCCACGGGGTCTTCCACTGTCCACCACCACACGGTGGCCACCACGCGAGCCTGGGCTGCGTCGGGCCCTGGTGGAGGCCGTCCAACGTGCCGTGGGGTGCTGGTGGAAGTGGGAGGGGCCGCTTGCGACTCACGGCCCGGCATCCAAGACGAACACCCCGCGCGAATCCAGTGTCACGCGCGGGGTTTGCGTCAATACGTGGCGGGGGCGTCGCTCGCGGGGAAGGACTCCTTGGACATCTCGTCGACCAGGTCGTCGGACGGCCCGCCCCCGGACTTCACGCCCATGTTGGTGGCGGGCCGCTGCGTCGCGCCCGGGGCCTTGCCCGCGCGCTTGCGAGTGCTCGAAGGCTTGTCCATGGATGCCAGGCGCGCGCCGAGCAGGTTCTTCGCCCGCTCGGCCAGGTGGCGCTGTTCTTCAAGACAGTCGCGGAAGAACTGCGCCAGCTCCGGGTCTCCGGCGGCTTCCGCGTCCTGGATGAACCGCTCCGTCGCCGAGGCACCCTTGAGCAGGTGGTAGAGCGTGCTGATGACGCCTTGGTGGATGTCCCGGCTTTGTGCCTGCCGTGCTTCACCTGCCATTGCCGCCTCCCGCGAAAGGGTGGTGCTCCATGGGGTGAAGCTATGTACGGCGAAGGCGGGCGGCCCCGGCGTGGCGCTCGCCCGCCTGCTCGCGGTGTCAGGCCTGGAGCATGGCGTCCAGCTTGCCGTCCTTGTCGAGCTGGGCCAGGTCCGAGTAGCCGCCCACGTGCGTGTCGCCGATGAAGATTTGGGGCACGGTGCGCTGGCCGCCGCTCCTCTCCACGAGCTGGGCTCGTGCGTCGTCGTCGCCGGTGACGTCCTGCTCCTGGAAGTCCACGCCCTTTCGCTTGAGCAGGTCCTTCGCGCGGACACAAAAGCCGCAGTACGTCGTGGTGTAGATCTTCACGGGCTTCACGGTGATTCCTCCTTCATTCCCAAAAGTAAGGGCGTGGCCTGCCGCGTGCCACCATGTGCCATGAAAGCACGACGGCCCCCGGCTCCCTGAAAGGAACCGGAGGCCGCCCGTGGAGCAGTCACCCCGGATGAACCGGAGTGGGGGCGACTACATGCCCATGCCGCCCATACCGCCCATGCCGCCCATGCCACCGGCGCCGGCGGGCATGTCCTTCTCCTCCTTCGGACGCTCGGCCACCATCGCCTCGGTGGTCAGCATCAGGGAGGCCACGGACGCGGAGTTCTGCAGCGCGGTGCGGCTCACCTTGGCCGGGTCGATGACGCCGGCGGCCAGCAGGTCCTCGTAGGTCCCGGTGGCGGCGTTGAAGCCGTAGGCGCCCGTGCCCTCCTTGACCTTGTTGACGACAACGCTGCCCTCGAGGCCGCCGTTGCCGACAATCTGACGCAGGGGCTCCTCGACCGCGCGGCGGATGATGTCCACGCCGAACTTCTCGCCGTCGACGAACGTCTGGCCTTCCAGCGCCTTGAGGCACCGGATGTAGGCCACGCCGCCGCCAGGAACCACGCCCTCCTCGACGGCCGCGCGGGTCGCGTTGAGCGCGTCCTCCACGCGGGCCTTCTTCTCCTTCATCTCCGTCTCGGTGGCCGCGCCGACGTTGATGACCGCCACGCCGCCCACGAGCTTCGCCAGACGCTCCTGGAGCTTCTCGCGGTCGTAGTCGCTGGTGGTCTCCTCGACCTGGGCGCGGATCTGCTTCACGCGCGCGGAGATCTCCTGCTCGCTGCCCGCGCCGTCGACGACGGTGGTGTTGTCCTTGTCCACCGTGACGCGCTTGGCGCGGCCCAGGTCCTGGAGCGTCAGCGTGTCCAGCTTGATGCCCAGGTCCTCGGCGATCATCCGGCCGCCCGTCAGGGTGGCGATGTCCTCGAGGATGGCCTTGCGGCGGTCGCCGAAGCCCGGCGCCTTCACCGCGCACACGTTCAGCACGCCGCGGATCTTGTTGACGACCAGCGTGGCCAGGGCCTCGCCCTCGACTTCCTCGGCGATGATGAGCAGCGGCTTACCCGCGCGCGCCACCTGCTCCAGGATGGGGAGCAGGTCCTTCATCGAGGAGATCTTCTTCTCGTGGATGAGGATGAGCGCGTCGTTCAGCACCGCCTCCATCCGCTCCGGGTCCGTCACGAAGTACGGGGAGAGGTAGCCGCGGTCGAACTGCATGCCCTCCACGACGTCCAGGGTGGTCTCCAGGCCCTTGGCCTCCTCCACCGTGATGACGCCCTCCTTGCCGACCTTCTCCATCGCGTCCGCGATGATCTGGCCGATGGTGGCATCGCCGTTGGCGGAGATGGTGCCGACCTGGGCAATCTCCTTCTTGTCCTTCGTCGGCTTGGCCAGCTTCTTCAGCTCCGCCACGATGACCGCGACGGCCTTGTCGATGCCGCGCTTGATGTCCATGGGGTTGTGACCGGCCGCCACCAGCTTCGCGCCCTCGCGGAAGATGGCCTGCGCCAGCACGGTCGCCGTGGTCGTCCCGTCACCGGCGACGTCGGAGGTCTTGGAGGCGACCTCCTTGACCATCTGCGCGCCCATGTTCTCGAACTTGTTCTCGAGCTCGATCTCCTTGGCCACCGTCACACCGTCCTTGGTGATGGTGGGGGAGCCGAAGCTCTTCTCGATGACGACGTTGCGGCCCTTGGGCCCCAGGGTCACCTTGACCGCGTCGGCCAGGATGTTGACGCCACGGAGGATGGCCTCGCGGGCGCGCACGTCGAAAAGAAGGTCCTTCGCCATGATGATGTTTCCTTGGAAAGGGGTGGGAGCGGATTACTTCTCGATGACGCCGAGCACATCCTCTTCACGCAGGATGAGGTGCTCTTCGCCGTCGAGCTTGATCTCGGTCCCGGCGTACTTGCTGAAGAGAATGGTGTCGCCGGCCTTGATGTCCATGGCACGCACGGAGCCGTTCTCCAGCACCTTGCCGTTGCCGACGGCGATGACCTTGCCCTCGAGGGGCTTCTCCTTCGCCGTGTCCGGGATGAAGAGGCCGCCCTTGGTCTTGTTCTCCTCGGCGACCCGCTTGACGATGAGCCGATCCTGCAGGGGACGAATCTTCATGGTCTGCTCCTTGATGGGCGCCCACCGTCCGGGAACTCCGGGCGGCTCATGGCGCCTCTGGGGTTGAAGATGGGCCGTGACGGCCCGCGGCATTAGCACTCGTACCTCACGAGTGCTAACTCCTAGGCGCGGCGGATAATAACCAGCGAAGTCGACCCGTCAAGCCACGCGGGCTCAACGCGCTCCCAGCTGCCAACTGCCCGGCATTGCTGTCCTTTTTCACTCCAGGCCCCGCCGTGGTGCAGCGTGCGGCGGCGCGTGCCCTGGGCCTGGAAATTGGCACTCGCAAGGCACGAGTGCTAGCGCAAGTGCCTGGAATCATTGAGGGCCGGTTTTGCGACACACCGGGCGGATTGCTACCGTTCCTTTATCCCCGAAGGCCGAGGGATGGCCGGGCGGGTGGACGGGAGTGTCGATGAGTCAACTGGTGGCGTCCCTGTCTCTGAAGGAGTTCTTCAAGTCGCTCCTCGACGAAGTCACGGCGCGTCAGAGGGTCCGGCTGGAAGAGGTGACGGAGTTCTACCTGGTGAACCTGCTGGCGGAGTTCGCGAGCACGGACACGCTGTTCGATCGGCAGGAGGATGGGCGCCGCGCCCATGAGCCGCTGGCGGTGCTGTACCACCAGGCGCTCCAGCAGGAGCGCGAGGCGCGCATCCGCACGCTGCGGCGGCTGGGAGACGTCTCGCTCTACACCGTGGGCTTCTTCTCCGGCGCGCTGGAGGGCGGAGTGGTGGGCCCCGACTACTACATCCAGATGGGTGGAACGGCGTACGGCCAGGTGGCGGACCTGTCTCCCAAGGCGGGCTTCGCGGGGGTGTACCGCGAGCTGCGCGACAAGTTCCGCGCGGTGGTGGAGGTGCTGGAGGAGATTTCCGCGCGGGGCATGGTGAGCGCGGGGCCCAGCGGGGCGCTGAAGGTCTACGAGACGTGGACGCGCACGGGCAGCGACCGGCTGGAGCGCGTGCTGGTGGACGCGGGGATGATGCCGCGCACCTCCAAGGGGCAGCTTCCCAACTGAGCGGGACGGAGGCGCGATGATTGGCCAGGTTCAGGACCACCTGGAGGCCATCTACGGCTTCACCTGCGAGGCGCGGGCGGAGGTCTTCGTGGTGGATACGGAGGCCGCCGTCCGGCTGGGCGGCACGGGCCGGAGCGACGAGGAGCTGCTGGTCCACGAATCCGAGGACGCGCTGGAGCTGGCGCTGTACCTGTCTCCCGCGCTGCTCGAGCGGCTCAGGCCGTACGAGGCCGGGCCGCCGGGACACCTGCTGGACGGGGAGCTCGCGGGCTACTGCCAGGTGGCGGAAGGGGTCAGCCACTTCCTCTACATGACCCACACCGCGGCGCATGGGCGGACGGTGTCCTTGCTGGAGCTGGAGGCCCAAGCGGAGGTGGACAAGTTCGCGGTGTGCCTGCTGCTCCGCTGGGGCGAGGGCGTGGGCGCGTGGGCCCAGGAGCTGTTCACCCGGCTGTTCGAGCGGGTGTCCTATCGGGAGCGGCTCTCGTCCCAGGAGCACTGGCGGTATCAGGAGGCCAACCGGCTCTCGCAGCGGTTCTGCTCGCGGCTGATGGGGCATGTCGCGAAGCGGCGGTTGGACCGGCTGCTCTCGGACCTCCGGTATGCCTACCGGCTGGGGGCGGAGGCCAAGCTTCGCCACTTCGCCCACGGTGGTTGAGTCCCCGCGGGGCCTCGCTATCGGTTAGGGTAGGTGGGCATGCCACGCGAGGCGTCCGCAGGCGGGATTGTCATCCGGGAGAGTGACGGCACCTGGGAGGTGGTCGTCATTCGTCCCCATGGCCGTCCTCTGTGGGCACTTCCCAAGGGCCATGTGGACCCAGGCGAGACGCCGGAGCAGACCGCGAGCCGCGAGGTGCGCGAGGAGACGGGGCTCACCGCCGCGTTGATCGCCCCGCTGGGCGAAATCCGCTACGTCTACCAGTTCAGGGGGCAGCGCATCTTCAAGCGCGTCCACTTCTTCCTCTTCCGCTACCAGGACGGAGTGCTGGGGCCGCTGCCGGGGCCACGCGTGGAAGTGGATGAGGTGCGCTGGGTGCCGGTGGGACAGCTGGTGCCCCTGCTCGGCTACAAGGGAGAGAAGGCCGTGGCAGCGCGCGCCGTGAGGTGGATGCGCGCGCAGGGCCTGCTTCCGGAGGCCCCTTCCCCGGCCGTGGGGCCCGAGGGGAAGGGAACCTAGGACTTCGGTACCGCCTACTTGCGGGGCTCCTCGCCGGCGTACTTGCCGGAGAGCGCCTCGCGCACGTCGCGATCAAACTTCACGCGGCCGGTCGCCACCTCGCGCAGCGAGAGGACGGGGGGCTTGTTCTTGGACTGCTCGATGATGGGGCGGGCGCCGGCCATCAGCTGACGCGCGCGCTTCGCACCGAGCAGCACCAGCGCGAACCGGTTGTCGACGAGGGGGAGGCAGTCTTCGACTGTGACGCGAGCCATGGAACGTCCTTGGGATTTCGGTGGGGCGACGGAAACGGTGAAAACTAAAGAGCGCCCCCGGGGGAGTCAAGGAAGGACGCACATGCGGGGCGGCGGGCGGACAGGCGCCGTCCCCTCGGGGCACTCAGGTGCCTGCCCCCTGGGTGTACCACCAGGCCCAGAGGACGAGGACGCCCTGCAGGGGCAGCCGCGCCCAGAGCAGGGGCCGGGGAAGCTTCCGGAAGCGCTCGGGCTGGAGCGCCATCTGGAGGTTGGCGGGGAAGATGGCGATGAACAGGGCGATCAACCCCCAGGCCGACACCATCCGAGTCGCCGGCACCATCAGCCCCACGCCCAGCAGGACCTCCGCCACGCCGCTCCAGAAGACCAGGGGGCCGTGCCATGGCAGGTACGGCGGCATCATCCGCACGTAGACGCGCGGATTCACGAAGTGGTTGATGCCGCCGGCCACCATGAAGAGGCCCAGGACGTACAGGAGGACGTGCTTCATGCGCCCTGGAAGGCCACGTCGACGATGGCCCGGGCCTCCTGGAGGATGGCCTGCAGGTGGGCGTCGTCGCGGAAGCTCTCCGCGTAGATTTTGTAGACGTCCTCGGTGCCCGAGGGCCGCGCGGCGAACCAGCCGTTCTCCGCGACGACCTTGAGGCCTCCGATGTCGGCGCCGTTGCCGGGCGCACGCGTGAGGCGCTGGAGGATGGGCTCACCCGCGAGGCTCGTGGCCTTCACCGAGTCGGGCGAGAGCTTCTTCAGGATGGACTTCTGCGCGGGCGTGGCCGCCTGGTCGATGCGTGTGTAGTACGGCGTGCCCAGCTTCGCCGCGAGCTCCCGGTAGTGCTCGCCCGGGTCCTTGCCCGTGCGCGCCAGGATTTCGACCGCGAGCAGGTCCAACAGCATCCCGTCCTTGTCGGTGGTCCAGACGCTCCCGTCGCGGCGGAGGAAGGACGCGCCCGCGCTCTCCTCGCCGCCGAAGCCCAGCGAGCCGTCCAGCAGCCCGTCCACGAACCACTTGAAGCCCACGGGGACTTCGACGATGCGACGGCCCAGGCTCTTCGCCACGCGGTCGATGAGGCCGCTGCTCACCAGCGTCTTGCCCACCGCGGTGCCCGGCTTCCAGCCTGGCCGGTTCTGATTCTGGAAGAGGTAGTGGATGGCCACCGCGAGGTAGTGATTGGGGTTCATCAACCCCATCGAGCGCGTGACGATGCCGTGCCGGTCCGAGTCCGCGTCGTTGCCGAAGGCGAGGTCGTACTGGTCCTTGAGCTTGACGAGGTTCGCCATCGCATAGGGCGAAGAGCAGTCCATGCGAATCTTCCCGTCGTGGTCCACCGGCATGAAGCGGAACGTCGGGTCCACCGTGGGGTTCACCACGCGCAGGTTCAATCCGTAGCGCGAGGCGATGGGCTCCCAGTACGCGACGTTGGAGCCGCCGAGCGGGTCCGCGCCAATCTTCAACTTCGCGCCGCGCAGCGCCTCCATGTCCACCACGGAGGCCAGGTCCTCGACATACGGCGTGATGAAGTCGTGCAGCTCCACCGTGGGGGCCGTGCGCGCCTTCTCATAGGGCGTGCGCTTCACGCCGGAGTTGCCATCGCCAAGCAGCGCGTTGGCGCGGCGCTCGATGCCCGCGGTGACATTCGTATCCGCGGGGCCTCCGTTGGGCGGGTTGTACTTGATGCCGCCGTCCTCGGGAGGGTTGTGGGACGGGGTGATGACGATGCCGTCCGCGAGCCCCGAGGTCCGGCCGCGATTGAACGTCAGGATGGCGTGGGAGATGACGGGCGTGGGCGTGGCGCCGTCGGTGAAGCGCACCTGGACACCGTTGGCGGCCAGCACCTCCAGCGCGGTGCGCTGCGCGGGCGCGGACAAGGCGTGGGTGTCCATGCCCAGGTACAGCGGTCCGTCGATGCCCTGCTGCTGGCGGTACTCACAGACGGCCTGCGTCACCGCGATGATGTGCGCCTCGTTGAAGCTCGTGCGCTCCGAGGAGCCGCGGTGCCCGGACGTACCGAAGGCGACGCGTTGCTCGGGCACGGCCACGTCGGGGCGCTCCGAGTAGTAGCGCGCGCGCAGCTTCTCGGGGTCGATGAGGAGGCTTTCCGGCGGGAGCTTTCCAGCAAGGGGATGGGCCATGACGGGCCCCACCTTAGGCTCCCGGCACGCGGAAAGAACACCTGTTGTCCGCGTGCTGTCCTCGGGTGGACCGAGACCCTCCCCGTCCCCTACGAGCCCGTGGCTCCGGAGGGCGTGGGAGGCGCCTCTTCATCCGGCAGATAGAAGGCCCCCGAGCGCGCCGCGAGCACCGCGGCGGTGAGCAGGCCCACCGTCAACCCGAAGACGACGATGCTGGCCAGCGTCACCCAGTCGGTGACACCCGCGGGTTGGAGCAACGCGGCGAAGGGCGTGGCGAAGTCGAAGCCGGCCTGTGGCGTCTTGCGCAGGTTCTGGACCGCGGTGAGCAGCGCGGTGAGCGCCGCGCCCACGCCCATGCCCACCACCGCCGAGAACACCGCTCCCCCCATGAGCATGGAGCGGCTCACCGCGCGAGCGGCGGGGCGGCTCTGCACATCGAAGTTGGGGTCCCTCACGCCCAGCGGCACGAAGCGCGCGAGCAGCAGCAGGCCCGGGATTCCGCCCACCATGGTGAACCAGAAGAAGGGCTCCCACCCAATGGCATACACGAGGAAGCCGGCGATGGGCCCGGCCACGACGCGCGGGATGGAGAAGAGGCTGGAGAGCAGCGCGAACTGCGTGGCGGAGAAGCGCTTCTGTGTCAGCCGCATCAGCAGCACCGAGAAGGCGCCGGTGCCCAGGCCCTGCGTCACCTGCTCGAAGCCGATGGCGCAGTACATGAGCATCACGTTGGGCTCACCGGCGCGCGCCACCAGGACGTAGCCGATGTTGGACACAATCTGGATGACCCCGAACACCCACAGCGCGCGGCCCAGGCCCAGCACCGTCGTCCACGCTCCGCCGATGAGGGTGCCCGCGATGGTGCCGAACAGGCCGATGGTGCCCAGCGCCACTCCCCGGTGAATGTCGCTGTAGCCCATGTCCACCAGGAAGGGCCGCAGCAGCGTGCCGCCGAGGTTGTCGGCCAGCTTGTAGAGGAAGACGAACGCGAGGATTTCGAGCGCGCGGTGCCTCGCGAGGAAGCCCACGAAGGGATACCAGACGGCGTCCTTGAGGGACTTGGGCGGGGTGAAGTGCTCCTCGGGTTCCGGCGCGAAGCGGGTGATGAAGAGCATGGGGAGGTACAGCGCCGCCAGCCCGATGACGACCCACTTCCAGGAGACCTTGCCCGCGAGGGTGATGGAGGCCGAACCCGCGATGAACATGGCCGCGCGGTACAGCGCGACGCGTGCTCCCACCGCCACGCCCTGCTCGTCCTTGCGCAACACCTCCACCGCGTAGGCGTCGATGGCGATGTCCTGCGTCGCGGAGGCGAAGGCCACCGCCATGGCCAGCGCACCCACCACCCACGCGGTCTCGGGATGGTCTCCCACGCCCGCCAAGGCCAGGGTCGTGGCGAAGAGCGCCACCTGCGCCACCGCCATCCATCCCCGCCGCCGTCCCCAGAAGGGCGGCACGTAGCGGTCCATGAGCGGGGACCAGAGGAACTTGAAGGACCACGGGGCTTGCGCCAGCGTGATGAGGCCCACGACGCGGATGTCCACGCCGATGCTGCGAAGCCAGTCGGGGATGGCAATCCACACCAGGCCCAGCGGCAGTCCCGACGAGAACGAGAGCAGCGTGACAGAGGCCGTCCGCCAGGACGCCATGGCCCGCGCCAGACTGGCCCACGTCCCCGGCCGTGCCCCTTTCGCCCCGCTCTTGTCCTGCTCGCTCATGGCGGCGGACTCTATACCAGCCGGGTAGTCAGCCCAGGGGCTCCCGCGCGCTGACGCTCGGAGGGTTGCCCGGTCACCGGTCCAGCGCCGTCATGTCCGGACATGTCGCGCGGACCCCCTCGGTCGGGTTGAGGAAGTCCCAGCTCCGGGAGATGAACGTCACCCGGCCCGTGTTGTCCCAGCACTCGGTGTACTGCGCGCCCTGGATGTCCCCCTTGAGGATTCGCAGCGAGCCGGAGCCCCGGCCGTCCGGCGCCCACCGCGTGGTGAGGGCCAGGTCCTCGGGCAGTCCCCCCGCCACGAAGTCGGTGCCCTGCAACTCGAAGGTCATCTCCGCCACGCCCCCTTCGCCCTGACGGTAGATGTACTTGGATGGCAGGAGCAGGGGCTGCATGCTGACGAACACCAGCTCCACGCGCGTGGGCAGCGTCCGCGTCTGGTAGTGAATCTCCTCGCGCTCCAGCAGGTCGAGCCCCAGGATGAAGCCCTTCTCACGCCCCCGCCTCAGCTCCAGGATGAGGCTGCCCGCCCCCTTCCGGATGCCTCCGTTGGCCTGGAACGAGCCCGTGATGAAGCTCCACCACGCCTCCTCGCCCTCACCGATGCGGCGGTACTGGAGCTCGTAGTCGAACCGCTCGCCCTCGCGAGTCATCACGAAGCGCGCCTCGAACCGCCGCTCGCGCCGGTCGGGGTAGGGGCCCCACACGCGCTTGTCGGGCTCGCGCTGGGTGGGCGGCGCGTCGTGGATGGCCTGGAGCGAGGTCAGCATCGCGTCCACCACTTCGTTGAAGCGCCGGCCCGTCTCGTCCGTGTCGCCCACGATTCCCGACGGAGCCCCCAGCCGCCCCGCCGCGAGCGCCGTCTTTCCCGAGACGGGGGCGCTCCAGCCCGCGCTCTTGCCCTGGCCGGGCACCGTCACCGCCAGGTCCTCGCGCCGGGGCAGGGCGTTGAGGAACTCCAGGTCGTCATTGGAGAAGTCGCCGCCGCATGCGGCCAGCGCCAGACACAGACAGACAGGCACCAGGTTTCGCATCGAACGCTCCTTCAAGGCTGAAACGTGACGAGCGCG from Myxococcus stipitatus carries:
- the grxC gene encoding glutaredoxin 3, which produces MKPVKIYTTTYCGFCVRAKDLLKRKGVDFQEQDVTGDDDARAQLVERSGGQRTVPQIFIGDTHVGGYSDLAQLDKDGKLDAMLQA
- the groL gene encoding chaperonin GroEL (60 kDa chaperone family; promotes refolding of misfolded polypeptides especially under stressful conditions; forms two stacked rings of heptamers to form a barrel-shaped 14mer; ends can be capped by GroES; misfolded proteins enter the barrel where they are refolded when GroES binds), which encodes MAKDLLFDVRAREAILRGVNILADAVKVTLGPKGRNVVIEKSFGSPTITKDGVTVAKEIELENKFENMGAQMVKEVASKTSDVAGDGTTTATVLAQAIFREGAKLVAAGHNPMDIKRGIDKAVAVIVAELKKLAKPTKDKKEIAQVGTISANGDATIGQIIADAMEKVGKEGVITVEEAKGLETTLDVVEGMQFDRGYLSPYFVTDPERMEAVLNDALILIHEKKISSMKDLLPILEQVARAGKPLLIIAEEVEGEALATLVVNKIRGVLNVCAVKAPGFGDRRKAILEDIATLTGGRMIAEDLGIKLDTLTLQDLGRAKRVTVDKDNTTVVDGAGSEQEISARVKQIRAQVEETTSDYDREKLQERLAKLVGGVAVINVGAATETEMKEKKARVEDALNATRAAVEEGVVPGGGVAYIRCLKALEGQTFVDGEKFGVDIIRRAVEEPLRQIVGNGGLEGSVVVNKVKEGTGAYGFNAATGTYEDLLAAGVIDPAKVSRTALQNSASVASLMLTTEAMVAERPKEEKDMPAGAGGMGGMGGMGGMGM
- the groES gene encoding co-chaperone GroES, which encodes MKIRPLQDRLIVKRVAEENKTKGGLFIPDTAKEKPLEGKVIAVGNGKVLENGSVRAMDIKAGDTILFSKYAGTEIKLDGEEHLILREEDVLGVIEK
- a CDS encoding NUDIX hydrolase translates to MPREASAGGIVIRESDGTWEVVVIRPHGRPLWALPKGHVDPGETPEQTASREVREETGLTAALIAPLGEIRYVYQFRGQRIFKRVHFFLFRYQDGVLGPLPGPRVEVDEVRWVPVGQLVPLLGYKGEKAVAARAVRWMRAQGLLPEAPSPAVGPEGKGT
- the rpoZ gene encoding DNA-directed RNA polymerase subunit omega — translated: MARVTVEDCLPLVDNRFALVLLGAKRARQLMAGARPIIEQSKNKPPVLSLREVATGRVKFDRDVREALSGKYAGEEPRK
- a CDS encoding DoxX family protein; the protein is MKHVLLYVLGLFMVAGGINHFVNPRVYVRMMPPYLPWHGPLVFWSGVAEVLLGVGLMVPATRMVSAWGLIALFIAIFPANLQMALQPERFRKLPRPLLWARLPLQGVLVLWAWWYTQGAGT
- the pgm gene encoding phosphoglucomutase (alpha-D-glucose-1,6-bisphosphate-dependent): MAHPLAGKLPPESLLIDPEKLRARYYSERPDVAVPEQRVAFGTSGHRGSSERTSFNEAHIIAVTQAVCEYRQQQGIDGPLYLGMDTHALSAPAQRTALEVLAANGVQVRFTDGATPTPVISHAILTFNRGRTSGLADGIVITPSHNPPEDGGIKYNPPNGGPADTNVTAGIERRANALLGDGNSGVKRTPYEKARTAPTVELHDFITPYVEDLASVVDMEALRGAKLKIGADPLGGSNVAYWEPIASRYGLNLRVVNPTVDPTFRFMPVDHDGKIRMDCSSPYAMANLVKLKDQYDLAFGNDADSDRHGIVTRSMGLMNPNHYLAVAIHYLFQNQNRPGWKPGTAVGKTLVSSGLIDRVAKSLGRRIVEVPVGFKWFVDGLLDGSLGFGGEESAGASFLRRDGSVWTTDKDGMLLDLLAVEILARTGKDPGEHYRELAAKLGTPYYTRIDQAATPAQKSILKKLSPDSVKATSLAGEPILQRLTRAPGNGADIGGLKVVAENGWFAARPSGTEDVYKIYAESFRDDAHLQAILQEARAIVDVAFQGA
- a CDS encoding AmpG family muropeptide MFS transporter, with translation MSEQDKSGAKGARPGTWASLARAMASWRTASVTLLSFSSGLPLGLVWIAIPDWLRSIGVDIRVVGLITLAQAPWSFKFLWSPLMDRYVPPFWGRRRGWMAVAQVALFATTLALAGVGDHPETAWVVGALAMAVAFASATQDIAIDAYAVEVLRKDEQGVAVGARVALYRAAMFIAGSASITLAGKVSWKWVVIGLAALYLPMLFITRFAPEPEEHFTPPKSLKDAVWYPFVGFLARHRALEILAFVFLYKLADNLGGTLLRPFLVDMGYSDIHRGVALGTIGLFGTIAGTLIGGAWTTVLGLGRALWVFGVIQIVSNIGYVLVARAGEPNVMLMYCAIGFEQVTQGLGTGAFSVLLMRLTQKRFSATQFALLSSLFSIPRVVAGPIAGFLVYAIGWEPFFWFTMVGGIPGLLLLARFVPLGVRDPNFDVQSRPAARAVSRSMLMGGAVFSAVVGMGVGAALTALLTAVQNLRKTPQAGFDFATPFAALLQPAGVTDWVTLASIVVFGLTVGLLTAAVLAARSGAFYLPDEEAPPTPSGATGS